The following are encoded together in the Xanthobacter autotrophicus Py2 genome:
- a CDS encoding sulfate ABC transporter, inner membrane subunit CysT (TIGRFAM: sulfate ABC transporter, inner membrane subunit; sulfate ABC transporter, inner membrane subunit CysT~PFAM: binding-protein-dependent transport systems inner membrane component~KEGG: nha:Nham_3559 sulfate ABC transporter, permease protein CysT) encodes MSASSPRFAFRQQSVIPGFGLTMGLTLTWLGLIVLLPLSALFIKTSELTFERFIDIVTAARTLHALQVSFGLALVAALVNVVFGAIVVWVLVRYEFPFKKVVDALIDIPFALPTAVAGIALTALYAENGWVGSLLAPLGIKVSFTPLGIVVALVFIGLPFVVRTVQPVLADLDQELEEAAASLGATRTQTLVKVVLPSIWPALLTGFALAFARAVGEYGSVIFIAGNLPGVSEIAPLLIVIRLEEFRYADATAIATVMLVASFLLLLIINRLQRWAELRGSRNA; translated from the coding sequence ATGAGCGCCTCTTCGCCCCGCTTCGCCTTCAGGCAGCAGAGCGTCATCCCCGGCTTCGGCCTCACCATGGGGCTGACGCTCACCTGGCTTGGCCTCATCGTGCTGCTGCCCCTGTCGGCCCTGTTCATCAAGACCAGCGAGCTCACGTTCGAGCGCTTCATCGACATCGTCACCGCCGCCCGCACCCTGCACGCCTTGCAGGTGTCGTTCGGGCTGGCGCTGGTGGCGGCGCTGGTGAACGTGGTGTTCGGCGCCATCGTGGTGTGGGTGCTGGTGCGCTACGAGTTTCCCTTCAAGAAGGTGGTGGACGCCCTCATCGACATCCCCTTCGCCCTGCCCACCGCCGTGGCGGGCATCGCGCTGACCGCGCTCTATGCCGAAAACGGATGGGTCGGCTCCCTGCTGGCGCCGCTCGGCATAAAGGTGTCGTTCACGCCTCTGGGCATCGTGGTGGCCCTCGTCTTCATCGGTCTGCCGTTCGTGGTGCGCACCGTGCAGCCCGTGCTCGCGGACCTCGACCAGGAGCTGGAGGAAGCCGCCGCCAGCCTCGGCGCCACGCGCACCCAGACCCTCGTCAAGGTGGTGCTGCCCTCCATCTGGCCGGCGCTGCTCACCGGCTTCGCCCTCGCCTTCGCGCGGGCGGTGGGCGAATACGGCTCCGTCATCTTCATCGCCGGCAACCTGCCGGGGGTGTCGGAGATCGCGCCTCTGCTCATCGTGATCCGGCTGGAGGAGTTCCGCTATGCGGATGCCACCGCCATCGCCACCGTGATGCTGGTGGCCTCGTTCCTGCTCCTGCTGATCATCAACCGCCTGCAGCGCTGGGCGGAGCTGCGGGGGAGCCGCAACGCATGA
- a CDS encoding molybdenum cofactor biosynthesis protein A (TIGRFAM: molybdenum cofactor biosynthesis protein A~PFAM: Radical SAM domain protein; molybdenum cofactor synthesis domain protein~SMART: Elongator protein 3/MiaB/NifB~KEGG: sme:SMc00144 probable molybdenum cofactor biosynthesis protein) encodes MSDVPRDLIDRPSVAAAAQAGPLVDTFGRAVTYLRVSVTDRCDFRCVYCMAEHMTFLPKQDLLSLEELDRLCSAFVLRGVRKLRLTGGEPLVRRDVMTLFRSLSRHMETGQLEELTLTTNGSQLSRHAADLAACGVKRINVSIDTLDVAKFRAITRWGELSKVLEGVKAASAAGLKVKINAVALKDVNEHEIASMMEWAHGEGHDLSLIEVMPLGEVGEERVDQYLPLSDVRARLEERFTLTDIDYRTGGPARYAAVKETGGRIGFITPMTHNFCEGCNRVRVTCTGTLYMCLGQEDAADLRAPLRAAKDDALLQKAIDEAIFRKPKGHDFVIDRRTRQPAVSRHMSMTGG; translated from the coding sequence GTGAGTGATGTGCCGAGGGATCTGATCGACAGGCCAAGCGTGGCAGCGGCGGCTCAGGCCGGACCGCTGGTGGATACGTTCGGCCGCGCCGTCACCTATCTGCGCGTCTCCGTGACCGACCGCTGCGATTTCCGCTGTGTCTATTGCATGGCCGAGCACATGACCTTCCTGCCCAAGCAGGACCTGCTCAGCCTGGAAGAACTGGACCGCCTGTGCAGCGCCTTCGTGCTGCGCGGGGTGCGAAAGCTCCGCCTCACCGGCGGCGAGCCCCTGGTGCGCCGGGATGTGATGACCCTGTTCCGCAGCCTGTCCCGCCACATGGAGACCGGGCAGCTCGAGGAACTCACCCTCACCACCAACGGCTCCCAGCTGTCCCGCCACGCGGCTGACCTCGCGGCCTGCGGGGTGAAGCGCATCAATGTGTCCATCGATACGCTGGACGTGGCCAAGTTCCGCGCCATCACCCGTTGGGGTGAATTGTCCAAGGTGCTGGAGGGGGTGAAGGCCGCCAGCGCGGCCGGGCTCAAGGTGAAGATCAACGCGGTGGCGCTCAAGGACGTGAACGAGCACGAGATCGCCTCCATGATGGAATGGGCCCATGGCGAGGGGCACGACCTCTCCCTCATCGAGGTGATGCCGCTGGGCGAGGTGGGCGAGGAACGGGTGGACCAGTATCTGCCGCTGTCCGACGTGCGCGCACGGCTGGAAGAGCGCTTCACCCTCACCGACATCGACTATCGCACCGGCGGGCCGGCCCGCTATGCGGCAGTGAAGGAGACTGGCGGGCGGATCGGCTTCATCACGCCTATGACCCACAATTTCTGCGAGGGCTGCAACCGGGTGCGGGTCACCTGCACCGGTACCCTCTATATGTGCCTCGGCCAGGAGGACGCTGCAGACCTGCGCGCGCCGCTGCGGGCCGCGAAGGACGATGCCCTGCTGCAGAAGGCCATCGACGAGGCCATCTTCCGCAAGCCCAAGGGCCACGACTTCGTCATCGACCGCCGCACCCGCCAGCCGGCGGTGAGCCGCCATATGAGCATGACGGGCGGCTGA
- a CDS encoding sulfate ABC transporter, ATPase subunit (TIGRFAM: sulfate ABC transporter, ATPase subunit~PFAM: ABC transporter related~SMART: AAA ATPase~KEGG: rpe:RPE_1771 sulfate ABC transporter, ATPase subunit) has product MTIDVVGVTKRFKTFTALDHVNLTIHSGELVALLGPSGSGKTTLLRIIAGLEWPDTGEVRFDGEDALSRSVRERNVGFVFQHYALFRHMNVFENVAFGLRVRRGADKLPEAAIREKVNELLSLVQIDWLAERYPAQLSGGQRQRVALARALAISPRVLLLDEPFGALDAKVRKELRRWLRHLHEELPVTSVLVTHDQEEALELADRVVVMGHGRIEQVGSPAEVYDNPATAFVHDFIGETITLPGEVRGGALYFGTRALGLDPQGVGDGPARILARPHDVDLADPGTTPFAGKVLAVRTFGPTRRADVELTSTSGPVVVEAAVPHGQTLEPGTQVGLLPRRYRVFSQPAR; this is encoded by the coding sequence ATGACCATCGACGTGGTTGGCGTCACCAAGCGCTTCAAGACCTTCACCGCCCTCGACCATGTGAACCTCACCATCCATTCCGGTGAGCTGGTGGCTCTGCTTGGCCCCTCCGGCTCGGGCAAGACCACGCTGTTGCGCATCATCGCCGGCCTGGAATGGCCGGACACGGGCGAGGTGCGCTTCGATGGCGAGGACGCGCTGTCGCGATCCGTGCGCGAGCGCAACGTGGGCTTCGTGTTCCAGCACTACGCCCTGTTCCGGCACATGAACGTGTTCGAGAACGTGGCGTTCGGCCTGCGGGTGCGGCGCGGCGCGGACAAGCTGCCGGAAGCCGCCATCCGCGAGAAGGTCAACGAGCTGCTCTCCCTGGTCCAGATCGACTGGCTGGCCGAGCGTTATCCCGCCCAGCTCTCCGGCGGCCAGCGCCAGCGCGTGGCGCTGGCGCGCGCGCTCGCCATCTCGCCGCGCGTGCTGCTGCTGGACGAACCGTTCGGCGCCCTCGACGCCAAGGTGCGCAAGGAATTGCGGCGCTGGCTGCGCCACCTGCACGAGGAACTGCCGGTCACCTCCGTTCTCGTCACCCACGACCAGGAAGAGGCGCTGGAACTCGCCGACCGCGTCGTGGTGATGGGCCACGGCCGGATCGAGCAGGTGGGGTCCCCCGCCGAGGTCTACGACAATCCTGCCACCGCCTTCGTGCACGACTTCATCGGCGAGACCATCACCCTGCCCGGCGAGGTGCGCGGCGGCGCGCTCTATTTCGGAACCCGGGCACTGGGCCTTGATCCGCAGGGGGTGGGCGACGGCCCGGCGCGCATCCTCGCCCGCCCGCACGACGTGGACCTCGCCGATCCCGGCACCACGCCCTTCGCCGGCAAGGTGCTGGCGGTGCGCACCTTCGGCCCCACCCGCCGCGCCGATGTGGAACTGACCAGCACCAGCGGCCCGGTGGTGGTGGAAGCCGCCGTGCCCCACGGCCAGACATTGGAGCCCGGCACGCAGGTGGGCCTCCTGCCCCGCCGCTACCGGGTGTTTTCCCAGCCCGCGCGGTGA
- a CDS encoding Patatin (PFAM: Patatin~KEGG: hma:rrnAC0167 putative patatin-like phospholipase), with protein MPRIAIACQGGGSHAAFAAGVLLKLLSPEFRSRFDLVRISGTSGGAMCAALVWAGLIAEGGGPDEAIKRLRGFWETLKADDLPSYWTNMLGLATARLPLTMEVSPYLIPAPAAAIMRDWLTEHLRLDELRGRPVSPPELLVGATDVLSGRRVVIGGEKLTYDALIASAAVPFLYEAVPFENYMLWDGLFSVNPPVRDLIDCKIDQLWVVRINPLQRDTVPRGSAEIIDRRNELSGNTALDQELDFANTINELVKLSGGELGKYRHVEVHVLDSRLNDVPDETYDYASKFNRAPGFIDGLIRRGSEAAPSLLDESTLWTKEDSRQTQPKRL; from the coding sequence ATGCCGAGAATTGCCATAGCCTGCCAGGGTGGGGGTAGCCACGCTGCCTTTGCTGCCGGAGTTTTGCTCAAGCTGCTGTCGCCTGAGTTCAGGTCGCGCTTCGACCTGGTCAGAATAAGCGGCACGTCGGGCGGCGCCATGTGCGCAGCGCTGGTATGGGCGGGGTTGATCGCTGAGGGCGGCGGCCCGGACGAGGCCATCAAACGCCTCAGAGGCTTCTGGGAAACCCTGAAGGCTGATGATCTGCCGTCCTACTGGACCAATATGCTGGGCCTCGCGACGGCGCGGCTTCCCCTGACCATGGAGGTCAGCCCCTACCTCATACCGGCTCCCGCAGCCGCCATCATGCGCGACTGGCTGACAGAACATCTGCGGCTTGATGAACTTCGCGGAAGGCCCGTGTCTCCACCAGAACTATTGGTAGGCGCTACAGACGTGCTGTCGGGACGAAGAGTGGTGATCGGCGGCGAAAAGCTCACCTATGATGCCCTGATTGCCTCGGCTGCCGTTCCTTTCCTCTACGAAGCGGTACCGTTCGAGAACTACATGCTTTGGGATGGGTTGTTCAGTGTCAATCCACCGGTTCGCGATCTGATCGATTGTAAAATCGACCAATTGTGGGTTGTCAGGATCAATCCATTGCAGCGCGACACGGTTCCTCGAGGATCGGCCGAGATCATCGATCGTCGCAATGAGCTTTCCGGCAACACAGCTCTCGATCAGGAGCTGGATTTCGCAAACACCATCAACGAGCTCGTGAAACTTTCGGGAGGAGAGCTCGGAAAATACAGGCATGTCGAGGTCCACGTCCTGGATTCGCGCCTCAACGACGTCCCGGATGAAACGTACGACTACGCTTCCAAATTCAATCGGGCGCCCGGCTTCATTGACGGCCTTATCAGACGCGGCAGCGAGGCTGCACCGAGCCTGCTGGACGAAAGCACGCTCTGGACGAAGGAAGACTCGCGGCAGACACAGCCCAAGCGCCTCTGA
- a CDS encoding protein of unknown function DUF6 transmembrane (PFAM: protein of unknown function DUF6 transmembrane~KEGG: sme:SMc00197 hypothetical protein) — protein MSRLPQAAQPAAAGPAAAKPAMSATVKGLIAMALSMALFVTNDTFLKLSIREIPLGEALGLRSFLAGIVLFVLIVRGGDLPALRYAFHPRVVMRSTLDTLTTFVYVAALAVMAIASSTTIYMATPLITTALAVPMLGEKVGWRSWCAIVVGFCGAVIVTRPDPSTFEAIAILPLLAALFGAIRDVSTRGIGREIPGTVVGFSGTLVLCATATVFVAWESWKLPPVAVMAYIVASGVAFAGGTLCLVFAFRNAPVASVSPLRYLLVFGALVSGYFVFGDLPDAWTTVGMVLVVGAGLYAVHREHEKSRAARRAAAGASGLGAAAPGCRPAAACAPARD, from the coding sequence ATGAGCCGTCTTCCCCAAGCGGCGCAGCCGGCCGCAGCCGGCCCTGCGGCGGCAAAGCCCGCCATGTCGGCCACGGTGAAGGGGCTGATCGCCATGGCCTTGTCCATGGCGCTCTTCGTCACCAACGATACGTTCCTCAAGCTCTCCATCCGGGAGATCCCGCTCGGCGAGGCGCTCGGCCTGCGCTCGTTCCTGGCCGGCATCGTGCTGTTCGTGCTGATCGTGCGGGGCGGCGACCTCCCCGCCCTGCGCTATGCCTTCCACCCGCGGGTGGTGATGCGCTCCACCCTCGATACGCTGACCACCTTCGTCTATGTGGCGGCGCTGGCGGTGATGGCGATCGCCTCCTCCACCACCATCTACATGGCGACGCCGCTCATCACCACGGCGCTGGCGGTGCCCATGCTGGGCGAGAAGGTGGGCTGGCGCAGCTGGTGCGCCATCGTGGTCGGCTTCTGCGGTGCGGTGATCGTGACCCGGCCGGACCCCTCCACCTTTGAGGCCATCGCCATCCTGCCCCTGCTCGCCGCCCTGTTCGGCGCCATCCGGGACGTGTCGACGCGCGGCATCGGCCGGGAGATTCCGGGTACGGTGGTGGGCTTTTCCGGCACGCTGGTGCTCTGCGCCACCGCCACGGTCTTCGTGGCCTGGGAAAGCTGGAAGCTGCCGCCGGTGGCGGTCATGGCCTATATCGTCGCCTCGGGCGTGGCCTTTGCCGGCGGAACCCTGTGCCTCGTCTTCGCCTTCCGCAACGCGCCGGTGGCCTCGGTCTCGCCCCTGCGCTACCTGCTGGTGTTCGGGGCGCTGGTGTCAGGCTATTTCGTCTTCGGCGACCTGCCGGATGCCTGGACCACGGTGGGCATGGTGCTGGTGGTGGGCGCGGGCCTCTATGCCGTGCACCGCGAGCATGAGAAGAGCCGTGCCGCACGCCGCGCAGCAGCGGGCGCTTCAGGCCTGGGCGCCGCCGCGCCCGGCTGCCGGCCCGCCGCTGCCTGCGCCCCCGCCCGTGACTGA
- a CDS encoding sulfate ABC transporter, inner membrane subunit CysW (TIGRFAM: sulfate ABC transporter, inner membrane subunit; sulfate ABC transporter, inner membrane subunit CysW~PFAM: binding-protein-dependent transport systems inner membrane component~KEGG: bja:blr1484 sulfate ABC transporter permease protein), with product MSTLGQPVQTTIHGASEGLPSALEQSHAFAHHGGRPVRTEPRAVRIALILVALAFIGLFIGLPLVSVFYEAFRRGWAAYVAAIIEPDALAAIRLTLIVAAISVTANLLFGLVASWAIAKFEFPGKSLLITLIDLPFSVSPVVAGLIYVLLFGSQGLFAAYLQAWDIKIIFALPGIVLATIFVTFPFVARELIPLMQEQGTSEEEAAISLGASGLATFFRVTLPNVKWALLYGVLLCNARAMGEFGAVSVVSGHVRGLTNTMPLHIEILYNEYQFVASFAVASLLALLALVTLIAKTILEHRLAEEDR from the coding sequence ATGAGCACGCTCGGCCAGCCGGTCCAGACCACGATCCACGGTGCCAGCGAGGGCCTGCCCTCCGCGCTTGAGCAATCCCATGCCTTTGCCCACCACGGCGGCCGGCCGGTGCGCACCGAACCGCGCGCCGTGCGCATCGCCCTCATCCTGGTGGCTCTGGCCTTTATCGGGCTTTTCATCGGCCTGCCCCTGGTGAGCGTCTTCTACGAGGCGTTCCGGCGCGGCTGGGCGGCCTATGTGGCCGCCATCATCGAGCCCGACGCCCTCGCGGCCATCCGCCTCACCCTCATCGTCGCGGCCATCTCGGTGACGGCGAACCTGCTGTTCGGCCTCGTGGCCTCCTGGGCCATCGCCAAGTTCGAGTTTCCGGGCAAGAGCCTGCTCATCACCCTCATCGACCTGCCCTTCTCGGTCTCACCCGTGGTGGCGGGCCTCATCTACGTGCTGCTGTTCGGTTCCCAGGGCCTGTTCGCCGCCTATCTCCAGGCATGGGACATCAAGATCATCTTCGCGCTGCCCGGCATCGTGCTCGCCACCATCTTCGTCACCTTCCCGTTCGTGGCGCGCGAGCTGATCCCGCTGATGCAGGAGCAGGGCACTTCCGAGGAAGAGGCGGCCATCTCGCTCGGGGCGTCGGGCCTCGCCACCTTCTTCCGCGTCACCCTGCCCAATGTGAAATGGGCGCTGCTCTATGGCGTCCTGCTCTGCAACGCCCGCGCCATGGGCGAGTTCGGGGCGGTGTCGGTGGTGTCCGGCCATGTGCGCGGGCTGACCAACACCATGCCGCTGCACATCGAGATCCTTTATAACGAGTACCAGTTCGTCGCCTCCTTCGCGGTGGCGTCGCTGCTGGCGCTGCTGGCCCTGGTGACTCTCATCGCCAAGACCATCCTGGAACACCGCCTCGCCGAGGAAGACAGATGA